The Halorussus lipolyticus DNA window AGTTCGGTTGTGTAGAGAGCTACAACCCAATCACCAAAAATATAAAATAGCTAGTACGAAAACCCAGCAACCAGCAATGACCCACCTTAGAATCACCCACCCCCGCAGAAATCCGGCTACACCCCCATGAGCGAGACCATCAACTGGAGTCACCACGACCTCGATGGCCTCGAAGAACTGTACTGGGATGAAATCGCGCCCGCGTTGCGTCGTGACGGATGCGACCCCCACATTCGACCGTCCTACGAGACGCTCGCCGACCTCGGATACAGCGGTATCAGCTATACCCTTCGGCAACATCACGACCGCACCGTCAAAGAGTTCCTCGCCGACGTGGTCGGCCTCGACGACCCCACCATTTCCAGTAAATCACCTGATGACTACGCTTGGCAGATTTCGTCCACCGAGACCATCGACGAGTTCGAAGCCTACCTTCACGCGCTCGACCGCCGCCGGAAGCTTGCCGACTCCACGCTCGCCTCGAAACGCACTCATCTAGCGACCTATGCGCAGATCTACGAGGAACTCCACGGGACGTCGGACCTCCTTACGCCGCTGTCTGATCCAACAGAGCAGGCCACCGAAACCGAGCGCGCCTACCAAGTTATGGAGGTCCTCGACGACAAACTTGCGACCGACGGTACGAAATTCACGTACGTCGGAACTGTCCAGGGCTGGTACGACCGACTCGACCGGCACGGCGCGGCCGCTTACAATCCCTTAGATGGCGTGACAACTGACTTCGGCTGGGAGCGCGCAGAACCCGACAATAAGGCACTAGCGCCTTCGGACGTCCGCGCACTCAACAACGAAGCCGACACACCCGCAGACCGCCTCCTGCTCGTTGCACTCGCCGCGTGGGGGTTACGGTCGGGCGAGGTTGCGCGACTCCGCGTCAACCAGTTCGTCGGTGTCGACTCCGATGACCCACACCTTGAGTTCGAAGAGCGAAAGAACGGGCCTAGTACTGTCAGCCTACTCTATGGCTTGGACACCTACCGGGAGCGCCAGCGCGAACTCGCTGATGATTACGACGAGTGGAATGGCTACCTCTTCCCTTCGACACAGGCTGAGACCGGCCACATCGACTCGGATACTGTCCGAAATCGATTCCACCAACTCGCCGAACAGGCGAATGTCCGCGTCGACGGCGGCCTCCCGAAGCCACACATGGCCCGCCGGTTCTGGTATAGCCAGTACCAGGACGCGCTTGCAGACGTGCTCGACCGCCTCAATATCATCGCCGATGAGCAGGGGAGTTCATCAGCGGACGTGGTGCATCAGAACTATCTCTCCGAGGAGAAACGCCGAGAGGCCCGGCGGCCTGCGATGCGGGAGTTGCTTGCGGACGCCT harbors:
- a CDS encoding tyrosine-type recombinase/integrase, which codes for MSETINWSHHDLDGLEELYWDEIAPALRRDGCDPHIRPSYETLADLGYSGISYTLRQHHDRTVKEFLADVVGLDDPTISSKSPDDYAWQISSTETIDEFEAYLHALDRRRKLADSTLASKRTHLATYAQIYEELHGTSDLLTPLSDPTEQATETERAYQVMEVLDDKLATDGTKFTYVGTVQGWYDRLDRHGAAAYNPLDGVTTDFGWERAEPDNKALAPSDVRALNNEADTPADRLLLVALAAWGLRSGEVARLRVNQFVGVDSDDPHLEFEERKNGPSTVSLLYGLDTYRERQRELADDYDEWNGYLFPSTQAETGHIDSDTVRNRFHQLAEQANVRVDGGLPKPHMARRFWYSQYQDALADVLDRLNIIADEQGSSSADVVHQNYLSEEKRREARRPAMRELLADAFGE